From a single Podarcis raffonei isolate rPodRaf1 chromosome 10, rPodRaf1.pri, whole genome shotgun sequence genomic region:
- the AMIGO2 gene encoding amphoterin-induced protein 2: MSSVWHTISALHVNYKKLICLLVVAVSVCHSASAMCPAACICASDIVSCTGKNLSRVPATLFKHTKRLDLSHNRIGILDHDWMPVLLDKLATLIVSHNGIMSISTGSFSATPNIKYLDLSSNSLRSLGSPVFQELRVLEILLLYNNHIAHVDSAAFGGIHKLQKLYLSYNSLSQFPIDLYIGKRKLSELVLLDISYNQIQSIPIHYMSLVPARHLSGIYLHGNPFYCDCTLYSMLNFWYLRHFSSVEDFKAEYTCVLRSGSNMNKLPLLHDNYLNCSESTINGSFHAFGFIQEAQLGERLIVPCDTKISDAGTHFVWISPDNQFLEPSKDIEHFRVFLNGSLEIDEVQYEDAGLYSCIAINRKRLLNETIEVRINVSNFTVDRSHSHETFNTAFTTLAACVASIILVLLYLYLTPCPCRCRSKRRKRQPSQSNPHASILTSNPPLDLPADEKKASSGKRVVFLEPVKEPKPGQNGKVRMFPGENIIAESILKTPRTKSESDSMNSVFSDTPFMPSS, from the coding sequence ATGTCTTCGGTTTGGCACACCATTTCAGCTCTTCACGTGAACTACAAGAAACTGATATGCCTCTTGGTTGTCGCCGTAAGCGTATGCCACAGTGCCTCTGCGATGTGTCCTGCCGCTTGCATTTGTGCCAGCGACATTGTGAGCTGCACCGGCAAGAACCTCTCGAGAGTGCCCGCAACGCTCTTCAAGCACACAAAAAGACTGGATCTCAGTCACAACCGAATTGGGATTTTGGATCATGACTGGATGCCAGTGTTGCTTGATAAACTGGCCACCCTCATCGTCAGCCACAACGGCATCATGAGTATCTCCACAGGAAGCTTTTCGGCGACTCCAAATATCAAGTACCTCGACTTGTCGTCCAACAGCTTGAGGTCGCTTGGTAGTCCTGTCTTCCAGGAACTGAGAGTTCTGGAGATTTTGTTGCTGTACAACAATCACATTGCCCATGTCGATTCTGCTGCTTTTGGAGGGATACACAAATTGCAGAAGCTCTATTTGAGTTACAATTCTCTCTCCCAGTTCCCGATTGACTTGTACATTGGGAAACGTAAACTCTCCGAACTTGTGCTATTAGACATTTCTTACAACCAAATCCAGTCGATACCCATTCACTACATGAGCTTAGTGCCGGCCAGACATCTTAGTGGGATCTATCTTCATGGGAACCCCTTTTACTGTGACTGCACACTTTACTCCATGCTAAACTTCTGGTATCTTAGACACTTCAGCTCGGTGGAGGATTTCAAGGCTGAGTACACATGTGTGTTGCGGTCAGGCTCCAATATGAATAAACTGCCCTTATTGCACGACAACTACTTGAATTGCTCGGAAAGCACCATCAATGGCTCTTTCCACGCGTTTGGCTTTATTCAGGAAGCTCAACTTGGGGAGAGGCTGATCGTACCTTGCGACACTAAAATCAGCGATGCAGGCACCCACTTTGTTTGGATCAGCCCGGACAATCAGTTTTTGGAGCCCAGCAAAGATATTGAACACTTCAGAGTATTTCTCAATGGGAGTCTGGAAATCGACGAGGTCCAGTATGAGGATGCTGGactttattcctgcattgcaataaACAGGAAAAGACTGTTGAATGAGACCATCGAGGTGAGGATCAATGTGAGCAATTTCACCGTGGACCGGTCTCACTCCCACGAAACCTTCAACACGGCTTTCACCACCCTCGCCGCTTGTGTAGCCAGCATTATCTTGGTCCTCCTTTACCTCTACCTGACGCCGTGCCCTTGTCGGTGCAggtccaagagaagaaaaaggcagCCAAGCCAAAGTAACCCACATGCCTCCATATTGACCTCGAATCCTCCCCTGGACCTTCCAGCTGATGAGAAAAAAGCCAGCAGCGGCAAGAGGGTGGTGTTCCTTGAGCCCGTGAAGGAGCCAAAGCCGGGACAAAATGGGAAAGTAAGGATGTTTCCTGGTGAGAACATCATTGCGGAAAGTATCCTAAAAACTCCCCGAACGAAATCGGAATCCGATTCCATGAACTCTGTGTTTTCGGACACACCTTTCATGCCGTCCTCTTAG